One window of Halopelagius longus genomic DNA carries:
- a CDS encoding EMC6-like membrane protein, which translates to MATETQTGLSGHVRGVTVTTLACLAGVAAALASGVVVGTTVDAATNQLSLALFGAAVLAQFPILRLVGVDVEDFGAKDYLYVAFMTFTLWFISFTILLTAGVQL; encoded by the coding sequence ATGGCCACGGAAACTCAGACCGGTCTCTCGGGGCACGTCCGGGGGGTCACGGTCACCACACTCGCCTGCCTCGCGGGCGTCGCCGCCGCGTTGGCGTCGGGGGTGGTGGTCGGGACGACGGTGGACGCCGCGACGAACCAGCTTTCGCTGGCTCTCTTCGGCGCGGCCGTCCTCGCCCAGTTCCCCATTCTCCGACTCGTCGGCGTGGACGTCGAGGACTTCGGCGCGAAGGACTACCTCTACGTCGCGTTCATGACGTTCACGCTGTGGTTCATCTCGTTCACCATCCTGCTCACCGCGGGCGTCCAACTCTAA